One region of Drosophila teissieri strain GT53w chromosome 2L, Prin_Dtei_1.1, whole genome shotgun sequence genomic DNA includes:
- the LOC122611471 gene encoding uncharacterized protein LOC122611471 → MLIVRYIIALVFSIFMVATSLKIEERYRRCNGYKISTPDRLVIKMERRGGKCPTKFLERRRLRV, encoded by the coding sequence ATGCTAATTGTTCGCTATATAATCGCCTTggtcttttccattttcatggTGGCCACATCCCTGAAGATCGAGGAGCGCTACCGGCGCTGCAATGGCTACAAGATATCCACTCCGGATCGATTGGTCATCAAAATGGAACGACGCGGCGGAAAGTGTCCAACCAAGTTTCTAGAAAGGAGGCGCTTAAGAGTCTAA
- the LOC122626784 gene encoding uncharacterized protein LOC122626784, which produces MTSSKLAFLILVIACLVLIAWARPRSRSSIFNEVTSLPAERRMSNEIMDQISPMRRPHKRDYFVKKRPLISSRMMMSRSPFLDRFYNDPMQEIAPGGANYFGNDVLPLSTYEILEPESLY; this is translated from the coding sequence ATGACGAGCTCTAAACTTGCTTTTCTTATTCTGGTCATTGCCTGTCTGGTCCTCATCGCTTGGGCACGACCTAGGTCGAGATCTTCCATATTCAATGAGGTCACATCGCTGCCGGCGGAGAGGAGAATGAGCAACGAAATCATGGACCAGATATCGCCTATGAGGAGGCCACACAAGAGGGATTACTTCGTGAAGAAGCGCCCCCTCATCAGCTCCAGGATGATGATGTCAAGAAGTCCCTTCCTCGACCGTTTCTACAACGATCCGATGCAGGAGATTGCACCTGGTGGAGCCAACTACTTTGGGAATGATGTCCTGCCGCTTTCCACCTACGAGATCCTGGAACCGGAGTCATTATACTAG